From Hymenobacter sedentarius, a single genomic window includes:
- a CDS encoding YdcF family protein produces the protein MFFLLSKVLDFVLLPTVWLLALLLAALVARQPRRQRQWLIAAALLTLVGTNPALVNEALLAWEMPPVPLAALPAHADAAVLLTGVTEVSKSPHDRVYLGQGADRLTNALWLYRAGRVRRIIVSGGSGAVLQKAHTEAEDLTTLLRLAGVPQSHILVETRSRNTHENAVFTKQLLVAHPDIQSLILVTSAFHERRALGCFYKVGLSPIPFPAGFRTTDRARTPDYWFVPDPEALVLWSLLIHEMSGWAVYKALGYL, from the coding sequence ATGTTTTTCCTACTTTCCAAAGTTCTCGATTTCGTATTGCTGCCTACCGTGTGGCTGCTGGCGTTGCTGCTAGCCGCGCTGGTGGCCCGGCAGCCGCGTCGCCAGCGCCAGTGGCTGATAGCCGCCGCACTGCTCACGCTCGTCGGCACCAATCCGGCCCTCGTCAACGAGGCCTTGCTGGCGTGGGAAATGCCGCCGGTGCCGCTTGCGGCCCTGCCCGCCCACGCCGATGCCGCTGTGCTGCTCACCGGCGTTACGGAAGTCAGCAAATCGCCGCACGACCGGGTGTATCTGGGTCAGGGCGCCGACCGCCTCACCAACGCGCTGTGGCTGTACCGGGCCGGACGGGTGCGCCGCATCATCGTATCGGGCGGCTCGGGGGCGGTGCTGCAAAAGGCCCACACCGAAGCCGAGGACTTAACCACGCTGCTGCGCCTGGCCGGCGTGCCGCAGTCGCACATCCTGGTAGAAACCCGCAGCCGCAATACGCACGAAAACGCGGTGTTCACGAAGCAGCTGCTGGTTGCCCACCCCGACATCCAGTCGTTGATATTGGTAACCTCGGCGTTCCACGAGCGGCGCGCCCTGGGCTGCTTTTATAAAGTTGGGCTAAGTCCAATTCCTTTCCCCGCCGGCTTCCGCACCACCGACCGCGCCCGCACCCCGGACTACTGGTTTGTGCCGGACCCTGAGGCCCTGGTGCTCTGGAGTTTGCTCATTCACGAGATGAGCGGTTGGGCTGTTTATAAGGCGTTGGGGTATTTGTGA
- a CDS encoding thioredoxin family protein, whose protein sequence is MLEKLLNSAVVDTDDQGLRQFIYEHPKVLAQFTADNCPICALVAPGFQRLAGDKAYDGILFIRLDSDENPVAKHLMAQRAAPFFVSYCQGRMLECDTQVTDAAVLAQLDRLRAHQPQPA, encoded by the coding sequence ATGTTAGAAAAACTACTCAATTCGGCCGTCGTTGATACGGATGACCAGGGGCTCCGGCAGTTCATCTACGAGCACCCGAAGGTGTTGGCCCAATTTACGGCCGATAACTGCCCGATTTGCGCGTTGGTAGCCCCGGGCTTTCAAAGGCTTGCCGGCGACAAAGCCTACGACGGCATCTTGTTCATCCGGCTCGATTCCGACGAAAACCCCGTAGCCAAGCACCTGATGGCCCAGCGCGCGGCGCCGTTTTTCGTGAGCTACTGCCAGGGCCGGATGCTGGAGTGCGACACCCAGGTAACCGATGCAGCCGTGCTGGCCCAGCTCGACCGCCTGCGCGCTCACCAGCCCCAACCGGCCTAG
- a CDS encoding DUF885 domain-containing protein has protein sequence MKLRYLPLLALAVASCSHGDKPAATAASDARFDAFKNRFIEALWRQNPDFASSQDYHKYDSLQVIPDAAQRRRDAAFTQQYLAALGKFSLDSLSPNNQIDLRLLRNELRAERWYADTLQNWQWNPAGYNLGATVGDLLNGRYFPLDRRLRNISDKISHAAEFYAAARANLSSPTREHTQLAIKQNTGGLAVFGSALADSVQKSGLSAVEKKTLTDRIAATRQAVQGYLDFLQKQVLPAGKFRSFRIGKDLFDQKFAYDIQSHFTAAEIYQQALKHKAELLHDMGQRAARLYPKYFPGQKAPADTLALITAVVNQLTLKHAPREGFVDAVKRQIPTLVAFVNEHKLLTQDPSKPLVVRETPLYMRGSGTGASVSAPGPYDKGANTYYNVEPIPAEWTPAQAESYLREYNDYTLQILNIHEAIPGHYTQLVYANRSPSLVKSIFSNGAMVEGWAVYAERMMLENGYGKNSDEMWLLWDKWNMRVTLNSIIDRAIQVDNMSENDVVTMLRRDGFQEEAEARGKWLRATLSQVQLSSYFSGYTEIYALREEIKKKQGKNFNLKAFHEEFLSYGSAPVKYIRELMLRK, from the coding sequence ATGAAACTTCGCTACCTGCCCTTGCTGGCCCTGGCCGTAGCCAGCTGTTCCCACGGTGATAAGCCAGCCGCAACCGCTGCGTCCGATGCCCGCTTCGATGCCTTCAAAAACCGGTTTATAGAAGCGCTTTGGCGCCAAAACCCTGATTTTGCTTCCTCGCAGGACTACCACAAGTACGATTCGCTGCAGGTAATCCCCGATGCCGCCCAGCGCCGGCGCGACGCCGCTTTTACGCAGCAGTACCTGGCCGCGCTCGGCAAGTTCTCGCTGGATAGCCTCTCGCCCAACAACCAGATTGACCTGCGCCTGCTGCGCAACGAGCTGCGGGCCGAACGCTGGTACGCCGATACGCTCCAGAATTGGCAGTGGAACCCGGCCGGCTACAACCTGGGCGCCACGGTGGGCGACCTGCTCAACGGCCGCTACTTCCCGCTGGACCGCCGCCTGCGCAACATCTCCGACAAAATCAGCCACGCCGCGGAGTTTTACGCTGCTGCGCGGGCCAACCTCAGCAGCCCAACGCGGGAACACACCCAGCTGGCCATCAAGCAAAACACCGGCGGCCTGGCCGTATTCGGCTCGGCCTTAGCCGACTCGGTGCAGAAGTCGGGACTGAGCGCGGTGGAGAAAAAAACGCTTACCGACCGCATCGCCGCCACGCGGCAGGCGGTGCAGGGCTACCTCGATTTTTTGCAGAAGCAGGTGCTGCCGGCTGGCAAGTTTCGCTCGTTCCGCATCGGCAAGGACCTGTTTGACCAGAAGTTTGCCTACGACATTCAGTCGCATTTCACCGCCGCCGAAATTTACCAGCAAGCCCTTAAGCACAAGGCCGAGCTGTTGCACGACATGGGCCAACGCGCCGCGCGGCTGTACCCCAAGTATTTCCCCGGCCAAAAAGCCCCGGCCGACACGCTGGCACTCATCACCGCCGTGGTCAATCAGCTCACCTTGAAGCACGCCCCGCGCGAAGGGTTTGTGGATGCGGTGAAGCGCCAGATTCCGACGCTGGTGGCGTTTGTAAACGAGCATAAGCTTCTGACCCAGGACCCCAGCAAGCCGCTGGTGGTGCGCGAAACGCCGCTCTACATGCGCGGCAGCGGCACGGGCGCCAGCGTATCGGCCCCCGGCCCCTATGACAAAGGCGCCAATACTTATTATAACGTGGAGCCGATTCCGGCCGAGTGGACGCCGGCTCAGGCCGAGAGCTACCTGCGCGAGTACAACGACTACACCCTGCAGATTCTCAACATCCACGAGGCCATTCCCGGCCATTACACTCAGCTGGTGTACGCCAACCGCTCGCCTTCACTGGTGAAAAGCATTTTCAGCAACGGCGCCATGGTGGAGGGCTGGGCCGTGTACGCCGAGCGCATGATGCTGGAAAACGGCTACGGCAAGAACTCCGACGAGATGTGGCTGCTCTGGGACAAGTGGAACATGCGCGTGACCCTGAACAGCATCATCGACCGCGCCATTCAGGTCGACAACATGAGCGAAAACGACGTGGTGACGATGCTACGCCGCGATGGTTTCCAAGAGGAAGCCGAGGCCCGCGGAAAGTGGCTGCGCGCCACGCTCAGCCAGGTGCAGCTCAGCAGCTACTTCTCGGGCTACACCGAGATTTATGCCCTGCGCGAAGAAATAAAGAAAAAGCAAGGCAAGAATTTCAACCTGAAAGCCTTTCACGAAGAGTTTCTCAGCTACGGCAGCGCCCCGGTCAAATACATCCGCGAGCTGATGCTGCGGAAGTAA
- the aspA gene encoding aspartate ammonia-lyase: MTTFRIEHDFLGERELPDTAYYGIQTLRALENFSITGIPINTERLFVQALAYVKKGAALANCELGVLPAPIGEAIVAACDRVAAGEFDNQFLTDMIQGGAGTSVNMNANEVIANVALEIMGHPKGAYQYCHPNNHVNCSQSTNDAYPTAFRIALNNKLVGYRETLGALADAFAQKGVEFQDVLKMGRTQLQDAVPMSMGDEFHAFATNLREELLRIDDSRRLIDEINMGATAIGTRVNAPAGYPELVTEYLRRITGLNLILAGDLIEATYDTGAYVQLSGVLKRTAVKLSKICNDLRLLSSGPRCGINEINLPPLQPGSSIMPGKVNPVVPEVVNQTAFYVIGADLTVTMAAEAGQLQLNVMEPVISFALFTSISYMTNACRTLRDKCVVGITANKAHAESLVRNSIGIVTQLNPVIGYEASAEIAKEALLTGKSVHDIAVTERGLLTQEKWDEIFTFENLIRPVFMR; this comes from the coding sequence ATGACCACCTTCCGAATTGAACACGACTTCCTCGGCGAACGCGAGCTGCCCGACACCGCATACTACGGCATCCAGACCCTGCGCGCCCTCGAGAACTTCTCCATTACCGGCATTCCCATCAACACCGAGCGGCTGTTTGTGCAGGCCCTGGCCTACGTGAAAAAAGGCGCGGCCCTGGCCAACTGCGAGCTGGGCGTGCTGCCCGCCCCCATCGGCGAAGCCATTGTGGCGGCCTGCGACCGAGTGGCAGCCGGCGAGTTCGACAATCAGTTTCTCACCGACATGATTCAGGGCGGTGCGGGCACGTCAGTGAACATGAACGCCAACGAAGTAATTGCCAACGTGGCCCTCGAAATCATGGGCCACCCCAAGGGTGCCTATCAGTACTGCCACCCCAACAACCACGTCAACTGCTCGCAAAGCACCAACGACGCCTACCCCACCGCCTTTCGCATTGCGCTCAACAACAAGCTGGTGGGCTACCGGGAAACCCTGGGCGCGCTGGCCGATGCCTTCGCGCAGAAAGGCGTGGAGTTCCAGGACGTACTCAAGATGGGCCGCACCCAGCTCCAGGATGCCGTGCCGATGAGCATGGGCGACGAGTTCCACGCCTTCGCCACCAACCTGCGCGAGGAGCTGCTCCGCATCGACGACTCGCGCCGCCTCATCGATGAAATCAACATGGGCGCCACCGCCATCGGCACCCGCGTAAATGCCCCTGCCGGCTACCCCGAGCTCGTGACCGAGTACCTGCGCCGCATCACCGGCCTCAACCTCATCCTGGCTGGCGACCTCATCGAGGCCACCTATGACACGGGCGCCTACGTGCAGCTCTCCGGCGTGCTCAAGCGCACGGCGGTGAAACTCTCCAAAATCTGCAACGACCTGCGCCTGCTCTCCTCGGGCCCCCGCTGCGGCATCAACGAAATCAACCTGCCGCCCCTGCAGCCCGGCTCCAGCATCATGCCCGGCAAGGTGAACCCCGTGGTGCCCGAAGTGGTGAACCAGACCGCCTTCTACGTCATCGGGGCCGACCTCACCGTGACCATGGCCGCCGAAGCCGGCCAGCTCCAGCTCAACGTGATGGAGCCGGTGATTTCCTTCGCCCTGTTCACCAGCATCAGCTACATGACCAACGCCTGCCGCACCCTGCGCGACAAGTGCGTGGTGGGCATCACCGCCAACAAGGCCCACGCCGAAAGCCTCGTGCGCAATAGCATTGGCATCGTCACCCAGCTCAACCCCGTCATTGGCTACGAGGCCTCAGCCGAAATCGCCAAGGAAGCCCTCCTCACCGGCAAGTCCGTGCACGACATTGCTGTGACCGAACGCGGGCTGCTCACCCAGGAGAAATGGGACGAGATTTTCACGTTCGAAAATCTGATTCGGCCGGTGTTTATGCGGTAA